The Glycine soja cultivar W05 chromosome 8, ASM419377v2, whole genome shotgun sequence genome has a window encoding:
- the LOC114424318 gene encoding alpha-amylase/subtilisin inhibitor-like: MSMKLLLASLSISVWLFMATLSLAQSNNRYVFDTHGDPLETDDEYYIRPAITDNGGRFTLINRNRSCPLYVGLENTDTPQGYPMKFTPFANKDDDDNLRVNTDLKVTLVQVSTTCVQSTEWKLGENDTRSGRRLIVTGRDNGIQSAGNYFRIVETESVGIYNIRWCPTEACPTCRFICGTGGILRENGRILFALDGTTLPVVFQKKDD, from the coding sequence ATGTCGATGAAGCTGTTATTAGCTTCCCTATCCATTTCGGTGTGGCTTTTCATGGCAACATTATCCCTTGCCCAATCCAACAACCGCTACGTCTTTGACACACATGGCGACCCTCTTGAAACTGACGATGAATATTACATCAGGCCGGCCATAACAGACAACGGAGGGCGTTTCACATTGATCAACAGAAACAGGTCGTGCCCTTTGTACGTCGGTCTCGAAAACACCGACACGCCGCAGGGCTACCCGATGAAATTCACCCCTTTTGCCAACAAGGACGACGACGATAACTTGAGGGTGAACACGGACTTGAAAGTGACACTGGTGCAAGTTTCCACAACGTGTGTGCAATCCACCGAATGGAAGTTGGGTGAGAATGACACGAGGAGTGGAAGGAGGCTCATCGTCACTGGGCGAGATAATGGGATACAAAGTGCAGGTAActattttagaattgtggaaacaGAAAGTGTTGGTATTTATAACATCCGGTGGTGCCCTACGGAAGCATGCCCCACTTGCAGATTCATTTGTGGGACCGGTGGTATTCTGCGTGAGAATGGAAGGATTTTGTTTGCCTTGGATGGTACCACTCTCCCAGTTGTGTTCCAGAAAAAAGATGATTAA
- the LOC114422982 gene encoding alpha-amylase/subtilisin inhibitor-like has translation MSMKLYASLTLTVWLFMATFSRAQYVIDTNGEPVDNDDEYYIRPAITDNGGRFTLINRNGSCPLYVGLENTDTPLGYPVKFTHFALNVQDEDIRVNSDLRIEFVEVSTTCVQSTEWRVGENDTRSGRRLIITGLDDNFGSIGNYFRIVETQSVGIYNIEWCPMEICSDCGFVCSTGGILREDGRIFFALDGTPLPVVFQKKDD, from the coding sequence ATGTCAATGAAGTTGTATGCTTCCCTCACCCTTACGGTGTGGCTTTTCATGGCCACATTTTCGCGAGCCCAATACGTTATTGACACAAATGGCGAACCCGTTGACAATGATGATGAGTATTACATCAGGCCAGCCATAACCGACAACGGAGGGCGTTTCACCTTGATCAACCGAAACGGGTCGTGCCCTCTCTACGTGGGTCTTGAAAACACCGATACGCCACTTGGTTATCCAGTGAAATTTACCCATTTTGCCCTCAACGTTCAAGATGAGGATATAAGGGTGAACAGCGACTTGAGAATCGAATTCGTGGAAGTTTCCACAACGTGTGTGCAATCCACGGAATGGAGGGTGGGTGAGAACGACACGAGGAGTGGAAGGAGGCTCATCATCACTGGCCTAGATGATAATTTTGGATCCATTGGTAActattttagaattgtggaaacgCAAAGTGTTGGTATCTATAACATCGAGTGGTGCCCTATGGAAATATGCTCCGATTGTGGATTCGTTTGTAGCACTGGTGGTATTTTGCGTGAGGATGGAAGGATTTTCTTTGCCTTGGATGGTACTCCACTTCCAGTTGTGTTTCAGAAAAAAGATGATTAA